AAGAAACCGGACAAAGGATATCCGGCGATTTCATCACATTACCCCCGCTTCGGATGCCATCTGGAAAGTGGCTTTCCATTTGGGCGATTGAGCACGATTTTGACACCGGCTCCCTTCACAGCAACACTTTCGAAATGGAATGGCCACCCCGCTCCGGACGCCTGATTAGCGTTCCTGAAGTCGATCAGGCGACATGGGTGACGGCGGAAGAAGCACAACTCAAATTGCATGCCGGACAAATGGCCTCCCTCGATGCATTACAGGCGTTACTAAAGACGTCTCCTCAAAAGTAATTAACCGAAAACGATTGCAGTTCGCGAGTTATCCACACTTCATGAAACGTTAACAATCAATTTGTTATATTTGACCATGCCCCTTATCGACTACAGTTTCCTTCGCAATATCCTGCCCAAAGGGCGTTTCAAAAAACAGTTCCGGCACGCGCGCCGGTCGTATCTGCGTCGGGTACGGATTGCGGTTTCGCTCTTCTATTTCGGGATGGGATTCTGTTTTGCCAGTTGGGCGAGCCGTATTCCCGATATCAAACAGACCCTCGGTCTTTCAGAGGGCGAGCTGGGTACATTATTGTTCGCGCTTCCCATGGGGCAATTGGTGGCGATGCCTTTTTCGGGTAAGACCGTTACGCGCTATGGAAGTAAGGCCGTCGTTATGGCGGCCCTGTGTTTTTATGCGGTGGCCCTTTGCAGTATTGGCTTTGCCACCACCACTTGGCAGTTGGCACTAGCGCTTTTCTTCTTTGGATTAGGCGGAAATTTCAGCAATATTGCCGTGAATACTCAGGGTGTCTATGCCGAGGAATTGTATGGTAAGACCATTATGGGATCCTTTCACGGGTCGTGGAGTCTTGCCGGTTTCTGCGGCGCACTATTTGGCCTCCTGATGATGGGACTTGAGGTTGACCCGTTCGAGCATTTTCTCTATTCGGGTGCCATTGTGTTGTTCCTGATCCTATTCAATCATTCGTTTTTGGTACGTACCAAAAAGGCGAACCCGGCTGAATTAGAGGATGCCGAAGTCCGTTCCCGCTTTTCCTTCCCTCCTGCTCCGCTGCTGTGGCTGGGGTTAATCGGCTTCTGCTGTATGGCCAGCGAAGGGGTAATGTTTGATTGGAGCGGCGTCTATTTCCGAAAGATCGTAAAAGCACCCGGAGCCTTAGCTGCCTTGGGCTATACGTCTTTTATGGTCATGATGGCTACCGGTCGTTTTCTCAGTGATTTTGCCGTAGCCCGTTTTGGCCGGAAAGCCGTCTTGCAGGTCAGCGGCTGCGCCATTTCGATCGGATTGTTGAGCGCAGTGGCTTTTCCGTACCTGGTTCCGTGTGTGATTGCCTTTATGGTGGTCGGACTCGGGGTCGCGACGGTTGTACCATCGGTTTATAGCCTGGCCGGCAAAAATGGCAAGATCCCGCCCGGCGAGGCACTCACAGCCGTTTCGAGCGTCAGCTTCCTCGGATTTTTGTTAGGACCTCCTTTTATCGGGTATATCGCGGAAGCGTTTGGCCTGAAATGGTCGTTCGCCATTATTGGCACCTTCGGTTTCTTCATTACGCTGATGGTGTCGAAGTTGCCGATGTTCCGGGCGTCTCAGTCCTGATCGGATGCGTCGTCGTCAGCTTCGAAGAAGAGCGGCTCAATCATCCATTTTTCGGCCATTATCTCCACTTTTTCGGTAATCTCCGAGCAGTAAAACAGGCGTTGGGTGCGTTCGGCGCTGGCCGATAAACGCGCAATCGCTGCATCCTGTCGGTTTCGGAAGAGGACATCGGCATCGTCTACGGCAAAAACCCGCACCGTATTCAGGTTGAAGCCCGCGGTCGAGAAAAGGGCGCTCAGCTTGACCGGCGTACCAACAAGAATGTCGAGTCCGAGCGAAATAAGGTTTTTATCATAGTCGGTATCGCCTTTTTCATGTACGCCATATATCCGCAGCCCCATATACTGCCCCAGTTTTTCGAAAAGCGCTACGGTTTCGGTCACGGCATCGCGATCGGCTACAAACACCAAGGCACGCGTGCTTTCGCCTTCGGGTTTACCCAACTTTTGCAGGATATTCAATACCATCGTGGTGGTCTTACCCGTTCCCGGACCCGATTGCACCACAACATCCACGCCGCTTTTAATGGCTGTGAACGTGCCTGCCTGCAGGTCATTGGCGTCGGTGAATCCGGCTTCGATCAGGCCTTGTTGTAAGAGGGGGTTAATTTTCTTGAGCTGCATGATGGTGAGAGGTGAGGGGTGAGGAGTGAGGAGTGAGGAGTGGGGGTTAGGAGTCAAGGGTATTGGAGGCTAGATACATTTTGACCTGCTACTGGCTACTTGCTACTTGCTACTGAATTCACTTACTCGCAAACAACTTCACATCCGTTTCAGAAATCTCAGATCCTCCGAGGATGATGAGGCGTTCGACGACATTGCGAAGTTCACGGATGTTGCCCGTCCAGTCATATTCCTGTAACAACTGAATCGCTTCTTTAGAGAACGGCTTTCGGGCGCCGCCCTGTTCTTCTGCGATACGGTTCGAGAAGTGTTCGATGAGGGCGGGAATATCATCCCGACGTTCATTCAGCGCCGGCACCTTGATCAGGATAACCGCCAAACGGTGGTAGAGGTCTTCGCGGAAGTTGCCCTCAGCGATTTCTTTCTTCAGGTCTTTATTGGTCGCCGCCAGCACGCGAACGTTGACTTTAATATCTTTTTCGGCACCGACCCGCGTCACTACGTTTTCCTGCAGGGCGCGCAGCACTTTGGCCTGGGCGGGAAGGCTCATATCCCCTACCTCATCCAGGAAAAGCGTACCACCATCGGCTACTTCGAATTTACCTGCACGGTCTTTTACGGCCGAGGTGAAGGCACCTTTTACGTGGCCGAACAATTCACTTTCAATCAGTTCTGACGGAATAGCTGCGCAATTGACCTCCACGAAGGCCGCATTGGCCCGTTCGCTTTTATCGTGTAACTGACGGGCGACAAGTTCTTTACCGGTTCCGTTGGGGCCTGTTATTAATACGCGGGCATCGGTTGGCGCCACTTTATCGATCATCAGCCGAATATGAGACAAGGCGTCGCTTTCGCCAATCATGTCATAGGCACGGCTGACTTTTTTTCGCAGTATCTTATTCTCTACCACCAATTGTTTCTTGTCCAATGCGTTCCGCACCGTGTTCAACAGACGGTTCAAATCGGGTGGTTTCGAGATATAATCGAACGCCCCGAGGCGCATGGTATGGATGGCCGTTTCCATGTCGCCATGGCCGGAAATCATCACCATGGGAATCTCGGGCTTGATTTTCTTGACGGCTTCCAGTACCTCTACCCCATCCATTTTTGGCATTTTGATATCACAGAGGATCAGGTCGTAGTCCTGGTTTTTTACTTTTTCCATTCCGATGACGCCGTCTTCGGCTTCCTCTACAACATACGACGTGTTCTCTTCCGAGAGTATGCGGGTAAGCACGCGGCGGATGGCGGCTTCATCTTCGATAATCAGTATTCTGGACATGCGATGCAGTTCATGCGACGTGGCCGCCGCGGTCATGGGGCGAAGATACGGAATGGACGTTACATTCGCATTACACGCCGTTAGGTGGAATTTGGCTTTTTCGCGACCTTTGTGCCATGCGTAACATCAAACTCATTTGGGATTTCCGCGGGCCTGCTGCCGCGAAGACGGCCGAACATCACGATATACACCTGCGGGAATTTGTGGAAGCGGAACAGGTGACGCCCGGACTTACCGGCTGGGAAACGATACACGAATTCCACGCCATTGCTTATCTGGTCGTAGCGGAAAAAGACATGATGACCATTCGGGATCGGCTGCTTCCCCACCGCGGCGTCGTCTATGAAGGCTAGTTAATTCGCGACCTCGCTGATAAAACGAATGCGCATCATCCTGAGTTCCTCGATGTCATAATCGCCGTCGAACTCCTTCAGGGCCGTCTCGATACTGTCGGTTTCCGACTCCATAAAGTAATCCTGGATTTCCTCCTGCTGCTCGTCATCCAACATTTCATCAATCCAATACTTGATGTTGAGTTTGGTGCCGGAATAGACGATTTGCTCCATTTCCTTCAAGAGTTGGTCCATCGTCATGCCCTTGGCCGAGGCAATGTCGTCGAGTGGCAGTTTGCGGTCGATGCTTTGGATGATGTAGAGTTTATTGGTGGAATTGGCTCCGGTCGATTTCACGACGAGGTCATCCGGGCGGATAATGTCATTATCGTCGACGTATTTCGCGATCAAAGCGACAAATTCTTTGCCGTATTTCTTCGCCTTTCCTTCCCCTACTCCATGTACATTGCTGAGTTCCTCCAGCGTAACCGGGTATTTAAGCGACATATCTTCGAGTGACGGATCCTGGAAAACCACGAAAGGCGGAACACCTAATTTTTTCGCTACATTCTTCCGGAGGTCTTTCAACATGTTCATCAGCACCTCGTCTGCCGTTCCTGTTGCTTTCGAAGAGGTCACAATTGTATCGTCGTCGACCTCATCGTAATCATGGTCTTCCGACATCAGGAACGAAACCGGATGGTCGATGAAATTGAGTCCTTTCTCGGTCACCTTCAGAATGCCGTAGGTTTCGATGTCTTTGGAAAGCAGGCCTTCCACCAAAACCTGGCGGATGAGTGCCATCCAGTATTTTTCCTCCTGGTGGCTGCCGGCGCCGAAGAACGCCTGCGAGTCGGTACGATGGGCCTTGATGACCGCGTTGACCTTGCCGATCAGGGTAAAGATGACTTCTTTTGCTTTATATAGGTGTTTGGTGTCGCGTACGACCTTTAATAGGCGTACCACCTCGTCTTTTGCTTCCACCTTCGATTTCGGGTTCCGGACGTTGTCGTCCATATCGGCACCTTCGCCCGTTTCGGAATCGAATTCCTCACCGAAATAATGCAACAGGAATTTACGGCGTGACATCGAGGTTTCCGCGTAAGCGACCACTTCCTGCAAAAGGGCGAATCCGATTTCCTGTTCGGCGACCGGCTTACCCGACATGAATTTTTCCAGTTTCTCGACGTCTTTATACGCATAGTAGGCCATGCAGTGCCCTTCGCCTCCATCCCGTCCGGCGCGACCCGTTTCCTGGTAGTAACTTTCGAGCGATTTTGGGATGTCGTGGTGGATAACGAACCGCACATCGGGTTTGTCGATTCCCATACCGAAGGCGATGGTAGCGACAACGACGTCCACATCTTCCATAAGGAACATATCCTGGTGTTTGGCCCGCGTGCGCGCGTCGAGTCCGGCGTGATACGGTACCGCGCGGATACCGTTTACGGTCAACAGCTCGGCGATTGCCTCTACCTTCTTACGGCTGAGGCAGTAGATGATACCCGATTTTCCTTTGTTCTGTTTGATGAACCGGATGATATCGGTTTCGATGTTTTTGGTTTTCGGACGCACCTCATAAAAGAGGTTCGGTCGGTTGAACGACGCCTTGAACACAGCCGCATCGCCCATTTCGAGGTTTTTGAGGATGTCTTCCTGCACCTTTGGGGTGGCGGTGGCGGTCAACCCGATGATCGGAACCTGCCCGAGCTGCCGGATGATGTGCCGCAGGTTGCGGTATTCGGGACGGAAATCGTGTCCCCATTCCGAAATACAATGTGCTTCGTCGATTGCGACAAAGGAAATGGGGGTCGACTTAAGGAATTGTACGTACTCGTCTTTCGTCAGCGATTCGGGCGCTACGTAGAGTAATTTCGTCAGCCCGGCTGAGATGTCGTCTTTGACCTGGGCGATTTCCGTTTTGGTCAATGACGAGTTCAAGACGTGCGCGACTCCGGCCTCTGATGAGAGTCCACGTATCGCATCGACCTGGTTCTTCATCAACGCGATGAGCGGCGATACGACGATGGCCGTACCGTCCTGGATAAGGGCCGGAAGCTGGTAACAGAGCGACTTCCCGCCACCGGTTGGCATGATGACGAACGTGTTCTTTCCGCTGATAATGCTGCGTATGACCTGCTCTTGTAAGCCTTTGAACTGGCTGAAACCGAAATATTTCTTTAATTCCTTATGGATGTCTATTTCCGCTGGATCCATCCTCTTTTTATGGGTATATTATCGTAGTTTTGCAATTACTAAAGATACTATTAAATTTAGTTTTCGCAAACACAAGCTTTTTTCTTCGTTTTGAGCCAAAAAGATACTATACTGGCGTCGGCCAGGAAAACCATCCTCGCCGAAAGTGAGGCGATAAAAGGGCTTCACGACCGGCTGACCGACGACTTTGCCGAGGCCGTCACGCTCATCCTGAATGCGACCGGTCGCCTTGTGATTACCGGCATCGGGAAAAGCGCCATCATCGGGCAGAAAATCGTCGCTACCATGAATTCGACGGGTACGCCTTCGATGTTCCTGCATGCGTCCGAAGCCATACACGGCGATTTAGGGATGTTGCAACCCGGCGACGTGGTCATTTGCATCTCTAAAAGCGGCAACAGTCCGGAAATCAAAGTACTCGCCCCCATCATCAACCGTTTTGGCAATACCCTTATCGGGATGACGGGGAATGTTGATTCCTTCCTGGCAAAATCGTCCGACCTGATACTTGACACGACCGTGCCCTATGAGGCCGATCCGATCGACCTGGCACCCACGAACAGCACCACCGCACAATTGGTGATGGGCGATGCGTTGGCGATTGCCCTCATGGAACTGCGTGGTTTCAGCAGCGACAACTTTGCCAAATACCATCCGGGCGGTGCACTCGGTAAGAAACTCCTGCTGCGCGTAAGCGATATGCTGGAATCCAACCATAAACCCATGGTGGCACCTGAGACGCCCATCCGGCAGGCCATCTTTGAAATTTCCGAAAAACGCCTTGGCGTGACGGCAGTCATTGAAAACGGCCGTATTGTGGGGATTATCACCGATGGGGATATCAGAAGGATGCTCAACGACCGCGACTCAATCGCCGGCGTGACGGCACGCGATATCATGACCCGCAATCCGAAGACCATTCCGTCGTCGCACATGGTGACCGATGCCTTCCAGATGATGGAAAACTTCGCCATCACACAACTGGTGGTAGCCGACGAAGGTGAATACAAAGGCATCCTGCACCTGCATGACATCCTAAAAGAAGGCATCGTATAATGGCTAAGAAACAAAAAGGGGAAATGTCGTTTCTCGATCACCTCGAGGAACTGCGTTGGTTGTTGATACGCAGTACGGTTGCCATATTGATCCTGTCTTGCGTGGCCTGGTACTTCATCGACTTTATCTTCGATACGTTGTTGTTTGGCCCAGCCGATCCGAATTTCGTCACCTATCAGTTCTTCTGTAAAGTGGCCACTTTTTTTGGTGAAGGGGAAAATGCCTGTACGACCGAATTCCATTTTGCCATACAGAATACCGACGTCGGCGGCCAGTTTTCGCTGTTTATGTGGACGTGCATCACGGCGGGTTTCATCATGGCGGTACCCTATATTCTTTGGGAAGTATGGAAATTCATCAGTCCGGCGCTATATGAAAAAGAACGGCGGATGGCGGCTTCCTTCGTGATCGTCTCCTCACTGTTGTTTTTCGTGGGGGTGTTGTTCGGTTATTTCATTGTCATACCGCTCTCTGTCAACTTTTTCGGCACTTTCATTGCGAGCGATATGATCAAGAACGATTTCAATGTCGAATCGTATACGGCCATGATCAAGACCTCAGCCATCGGATCGGGTATTGTGTTTGAACTGCCGGTGATCATTTATTTCCTGACGCGGATCGGACTCGTGGGCCCGGCCTTCCTGCGCAAACACCGCCGGATTGCCATCGTATTAATCCTGATTCTGGCCGCCATCGTGACCCCACCGGAGATTTCAAGCCAGATTATCGTGTCATTACCTATCCTGGCCCTGTATGAAGCCAGCATCCTTATATCGGCCATCGTAGAACGAAACAAACTGAAGAATGAGCAACTTAGTCGATGATTTCAACGCCTATCGTTCCAAAATGAACGAGAAACTGCTTGCCGACAATAACAAAATCGTCAAGCGGATCTTTAACCTTGATACGAATGCGTATGCCGAGGGTGCGCTTGACGTAAAAACGAAAGAGCTTCTCGGGCTTGTCGCGTCGGCCGTGCTTCGCTGCGATGATTGCGTCAAGTACCACTTGGAAACCTCCTATAAAGAAGGTGTCACCCGCGAGGAAATGATGGAAGCCATGGGCATCGCCACACTGGTCGGCGGTACGATCGTCATTCCACACCTTCGACGCGCCTACGAATTCTGGGAAGCGTTGGAAGAAACCCAGCGCTAAACCGAACCGCCGCTGCCTATAGAATTTTGTTAAAATCACTTGTCACAGCAGCCCGAAACGTTTTCTTTGTACCCTCTCTGACCACTAACTACTGACTACCAACTACTAATCCTCCTTTCCATGATCCTAAGAGCCGAAAATCTCGTCAAGACCTACAAGAAACGAACGGTCGTAAAAGGCGTTTCCGTTGAAGTACGACAGGGCGAAATCGTGGGCCTTCTGGGACCGAATGGTGCGGGGAAGACGACCTCCTTTTACATGATCGTGGGATTGGTGAAACCGAATGCGGGACATATTTACCTTGACCAGACCGAGATTACCCAGTATCCGATGTATAAGCGGGCGCAAAATGGCATCGGTTATCTGGCACAGGAAGCATCGGTATTCCGGAAGCTGAGCATCGAAGATAACATCATGAGTGTGTTGCAATTGACGAAGCTCACAAAACAGCAACAGGAAGAAAAGATGGAGTCGTTGATCGACGAGTTTTCGCTGGGTCACATCCGCACTAACCGTGGCGACCTGTTGTCGGGCGGTGAACGGCGGCGGACGGAAATCGCGCGTGCGCTGGCAACCGACCCTAAATTCATCTTGCTGGATGAGCCGTTTGCAGGCGTTGACCCCGTGGCGGTGGAAGACATCCAACGGATTGTGGCGCAGTTGAAAAACAAGAATATCGGCATCCTTATCACTGACCATAATGTGCAGGAAACCCTTGCCATCACTGATAAAACCTATCTCATGTTCGAAGGCGGCATCTTAAAGGCCGGCATGCCGGAAGAATTGGTACAGGATGAGATGGTACGGAAAGTATACCTCGGACAGAATTTCGAGTTGCGGAAGAAAAAATTGAGTTTCGAGTAGGAACCCACGCATGCCCACGATGCCATGGATGTTTTCGATAACCAAACGAAAGTAACGGATGCCCTCGGGCAGCTTTTCCAACGATATGGCATCCCATCCGATGCCTATACCGCCTCTCATTTTACGATTCCCGTTGGGCGCATCGAGTTTCGGTTTCCCAATATTGCCGCGAGGGTAAAAGTCGCCCAGTTCCATGATTTACACCATATTTTGACCGGATATCCCACCACCTGGCTGGGTGAAGCGGAAATTGGCGCATGGGAATTGGCTACCGGATGCCGCGGCTATGTCATCGCGTGGTTTTTGAACGGAGGTGCGGCCTTCGTCGGACTGTTCCTCAATCCAAAAGCCGTCATCCGCGCGTTTCGGAGAGGATGGAAAACGCCCACGAACCTCTACCACGACTTCGTCTATGCCGACTTACTCGACCTTACCTTGGGTGAATTGCGTAAAAAAACAGGTATTTATTGAGCCAGGGAGGCGGCAACGAAAGCAATGAGAATCCGCACCACCGCGGCAAGACAAAAAGCCAGAATTCCCAAACGGTAGATCCACACCCCATGACGGCGGTCGGCTTCCTGATACAACGCCACCTTGCGTCCGTCAGGCAGTTTTTTCGTCAACTTCGCGAGCGAGAGTCCAATGAAAATGGCCGGAATGCCACCCAACAAAACGAAAAGATAGCCCAGCGCCACCAGAAGGTGTTGCCTTTTTGAGGGCTGTGCCAGTTCCGCCAGACGCTCCCGTTGTAGTTTTTCGATCACTGACGTGTCCATCAGATGCCCGCGTTCGGCGAGCAGTCGCTGTGCCAATGTGTAATCGATATCACTCCATTCGTCCTTTTTGCGCACAACGTCGAACAACTCGTCATCGGTGAAGTCGCGCAAATAATGATCCTCGGGAATCGCGCTGTCAGCGTTTGCTTGCTCCAGTAACTTTTGTGCGTGTTCGACTTCAGACGAAGGAACCCGCACTTGGTACTCATACACAGCCGTTTGATTGGCAAAGCTGGCATCAAACCGGGGTGTTGTATCGGTCAGGATAGCGGAAATACCTTTACTTTCCAACCACTCGGCAAGTTCACGCGCGGGTACCGGATCGATAAAGGTCGTAATGACCATATACTCTTCAGGTACGTCGTTGTTATCATTATTCATATCCGTAAACTTTTATCCATTCTCTCCTTTCGTGTCCTCTCTCCCCTCTCTTCTTTCCTCTTTCTTCCTGCTTCTTGCTCCTCACCCGCTCACTTCCCCAACAACCGCAGCTCCTTTTTCGTTCCGTTAAAGATATTCAGGTCGACGGTGCCGTTGATGCCGCTCACGCGGGCGCTCTCTGAAAACTGCCACATCAGCCAGTCGTCGTCAATCTCTTCCACAAAAAAGTTGTAGTTGGCGATCCAGAAGGGATAATCGGGAAAATCATCTGCCAGGAACGAATCATAATATTTCTCGCCCGTGTAGATGATGGGCTTCATGTGGTAATGGGCCTCTACTTTATCCAGCCAGCGTTTCAGTCCTTTTTTTAGGCTGTCAACCGATTGGCTGGCGGGCACTTTCTCGATGTCGAGTACCGGAGGAAGGTCGCCTTTCCGCAAGGTTACGGTACGGATGAAAAGATCGGCCTGTTTGATGGAATTCTCGTCCGGGCGGTAGTAGTGATAGGCGCCTTTTAGGAGTCCGGCTTTGGCCGCCCCTTTCCAGTTCCGTTTGAACGCCGCATCCGGACGGTCGCTGCCTGCGGTTGCGCGAATGAATACATATTCTATCGGAAACTGTCCGGCCACGTTTCGAACGCTGTCCCATACAATCCTGCCCTGGTATTCCGACACATCGATACCCGCAGCGCGCGGCGCATGCCGTTCGAGTACCTGGAATTCCCGGATACGCTGCAAACGCTTCTGTTCGGGCGTCTTGGCCTGTTTGTCATTGCGAAAGCTGAAGTAGTAGGCGATGGCGTTTCGATAATGGAACACACCTATTCCGAGCAGCAGTAAGAGGATGAGTACAGGCAGAAAGCGCCACGACCGCCTTTTCGACGGGGCACGACGAGACCGCCTGACCGACCGCCGTTTCATGCACCGCTAGCCTTATGATCGGATGCCAGTTTGTTTCGGGCGACCGATAACAGGATGTAAAAAAGGATGATCAGCGGCAGTGCGGTTACCTGTAGCAGCCACAAAAGAAGTACGCATACCGCGAGAAAGAAAAATTGCAAGGCGTAGGCCTTAACATCAAACTTCTTGATTTTGAGCGAGAACAACGGCAATTCGGCATTCATGATCCAGGTGCTGAAGAGCGTGATAGCCAGCAGGACATAGGGATTAAGCAACGCTTCGGTGACGACGATCGAGTCGGATGTATTGCGCACAATCGGCAGGCTCACGATGAAAAGGCAATTCGCAGGCGTCGGCAACCCGATGAAGGAGTCGGCCTGTCGCGTATCGATGTTGAATTTGGCAAGGCGGTAACAGGCACCCAGGGTGATGAGGAAGGCCGAGAAACAAAACCACAAATAGGGATTTTCAAGTGACACCGCCCCTTCACAATGCGGGTGCAGCGCCGCCGTCATCATATAAAACATGGTGAGCCCGGGCACGACGCCGCTGGTTACCATATCCGCAAGGGAATCGAGTTGCACGCCGAGCGGTCCGGAGACGCGAAAAAGGCGGGCAAAGAAACCGTCAAAAAAGTCGAAAAAAATGCCAAGGCCGACAAAGAACAAGGCCCAACCAAACTGGCGATCAAAGGCGAATACGAGTGCTATGCAGCCGCTTGCCAGGTTCAATAACGTCAGTAAATTGGGAATATAACGTCTGATATCCATTTCGGAGGTTTACGGGCAAATGTAGCACAATAACGCTATCGTTCCACCGTTTTGTATGTGTGATTTCGCCCGATACGGTGCGTCTTCCCTTTCGGAACCGCAAAAAAATGTACTTTTGTCGCGGCTCCGGGCCTTAAAAAAATTGCCTTGAAAAGAACCCTTATTGCGGCCTTCCTGACTGCCTCTGCGCTGGCGTCTGCCCAGACGGTGCGTAAGTATTCGAACGAGTTCATGAATATTGGAGTCGATGCCGCCGCATTGGGTATGTCGAACGCCGTTGTGGCAAGCACCTCCGATGTCAATGCAGGCTATTGGAACCCGGCCGGACTCGTGCACCTCGAAGACCACCAGGCCACTTTCATGCATGCCAGTTACTTTGCCAACATCGCGCAATACGATTATGCCGCCTATGCCCGGCCGATCGACGACCGCAGTGCCTGGGGCATCTCGCTGATCCGTTTTGGGGTGGATGACATCCTCAACACGACGGAACTGATTGACAGCGAAGGCAATATCGACTACAACCGCATCAGCCTCTTCTCTACCGCCGATTATGGCGTGACGTTTTCGTATGCCCGGAAACTGAAAGTACCCGGATGGCAATACGGCGTCAACGCCAAAGTGATACGGCGTATCATCGGGAAATTCGCTACTTCATGGGGATTCGGAGTGGATGTGGGTATCCAGTTTGAGCGCAACGACTGGAAGTTTGGCCTGATGCT
This genomic interval from Flavobacterium sp. HJ-32-4 contains the following:
- the lptB gene encoding LPS export ABC transporter ATP-binding protein; amino-acid sequence: MILRAENLVKTYKKRTVVKGVSVEVRQGEIVGLLGPNGAGKTTSFYMIVGLVKPNAGHIYLDQTEITQYPMYKRAQNGIGYLAQEASVFRKLSIEDNIMSVLQLTKLTKQQQEEKMESLIDEFSLGHIRTNRGDLLSGGERRRTEIARALATDPKFILLDEPFAGVDPVAVEDIQRIVAQLKNKNIGILITDHNVQETLAITDKTYLMFEGGILKAGMPEELVQDEMVRKVYLGQNFELRKKKLSFE
- a CDS encoding ubiquinone biosynthesis protein COQ4, with amino-acid sequence MDVFDNQTKVTDALGQLFQRYGIPSDAYTASHFTIPVGRIEFRFPNIAARVKVAQFHDLHHILTGYPTTWLGEAEIGAWELATGCRGYVIAWFLNGGAAFVGLFLNPKAVIRAFRRGWKTPTNLYHDFVYADLLDLTLGELRKKTGIY
- a CDS encoding glycoside hydrolase family 25 protein; translation: MKRRSVRRSRRAPSKRRSWRFLPVLILLLLLGIGVFHYRNAIAYYFSFRNDKQAKTPEQKRLQRIREFQVLERHAPRAAGIDVSEYQGRIVWDSVRNVAGQFPIEYVFIRATAGSDRPDAAFKRNWKGAAKAGLLKGAYHYYRPDENSIKQADLFIRTVTLRKGDLPPVLDIEKVPASQSVDSLKKGLKRWLDKVEAHYHMKPIIYTGEKYYDSFLADDFPDYPFWIANYNFFVEEIDDDWLMWQFSESARVSGINGTVDLNIFNGTKKELRLLGK
- a CDS encoding phosphatidylcholine/phosphatidylserine synthase yields the protein MDIRRYIPNLLTLLNLASGCIALVFAFDRQFGWALFFVGLGIFFDFFDGFFARLFRVSGPLGVQLDSLADMVTSGVVPGLTMFYMMTAALHPHCEGAVSLENPYLWFCFSAFLITLGACYRLAKFNIDTRQADSFIGLPTPANCLFIVSLPIVRNTSDSIVVTEALLNPYVLLAITLFSTWIMNAELPLFSLKIKKFDVKAYALQFFFLAVCVLLLWLLQVTALPLIILFYILLSVARNKLASDHKASGA